Proteins co-encoded in one Nicotiana sylvestris chromosome 7, ASM39365v2, whole genome shotgun sequence genomic window:
- the LOC104229939 gene encoding mitogen-activated protein kinase kinase kinase 17-like yields MDWTRGQTIGHGSSAAVFVAKSRWTSEIFAVKSVELSQSQFLQKEQKILSELSSPYIVSYKGYDVTKENDKFMFNLMMEYMSDGTLTDEIRKQGGQINESLIGYYTKQILQGVEYLHSRGVVHCDIKGHNILLGKTGAKIADFGCARRVDQAERDAAASAQPIGGTPMFMAPEVARGEEQGFAADIWGLGCTIIEMATGGSPWTNVTNSASLLYKIAFSGQSPQIPKFLSLQAKDFLSKCLRRDPRERWTAKELLKHPFLEETSNSNQDSVTSSPTSILDQDIWNSVEETETMDFCSIQTVSSMDSAVQRVRELGLKSGEPKWRWDDERWITLRRSSE; encoded by the coding sequence ATGGATTGGACCAGAGGCCAAACCATAGGCCACGGCTCTTCCGCCGCCGTCTTTGTTGCTAAGTCACGTTGGACCAGCGAGATTTTTGCTGTTAAGTCAGTGGAATTATCCCAGTCTCAGTTCTTGCAAAAAGAACAGAAAATTTTGTCCGAATTGAGTTCCCCTTACATAGTTAGCTACAAGGGGTATGATGTTACAAAGGAGAACGACAAATTCATGTTTAATCTTATGATGGAGTACATGTCTGACGGTACACTTACTGATGAAATCCGGAAACAGGGTGGTCAGATCAACGAGTCGTTAATCGGGTATTATACCAAGCAAATTCTGCAAGGAGTAGAGTACCTACATTCAAGAGGCGTAGTACACTGTGACATTAAGGGACACAACATTTTGTTAGGTAAAACCGGTGCCAAAATTGCAGACTTTGGTTGTGCTAGGCGGGTTGATCAGGCGGAGAGGGACGCTGCTGCATCCGCCCAGCCAATTGGCGGCACGCCGATGTTTATGGCACCGGAGGTGGCGCGTGGGGAAGAACAGGGATTTGCAGCTGATATATGGGGATTAGGATGTACAATTATTGAAATGGCCACAGGTGGATCACCTTGGACTAATGTGACTAATTCAGCTTCATTGCTTTACAAAATTGCATTTTCAGGGCAATCCCCCCAAATTCCAAAGTTTCTGTCTTTACAAGCAAAGGATTTCTTAAGCAAATGCTTGAGAAGAGATCCAAGAGAAAGATGGACGGCTAAAGAACTTCTCAAGCATCCATTTCTTGAGGAAACATCCAATTCGAATCAAGATTCTGTTACAAGCTCCCCAACGAGCATTCTTGATCAAGACATTTGGAATTCAGTGGAGGAAACAGAAACCATGGACTTTTGTTCAATACAAACAGTTAGCTCAATGGACTCTGCTGTGCAAAGGGTAAGAGAATTGGGTTTGAAGTCAGGAGAACCGAAGTGGAGATGGGACGACGAGAGATGGATTACACTTAGAAGAAGCAGCGAATAA